A DNA window from Sphingopyxis macrogoltabida contains the following coding sequences:
- the hisD gene encoding histidinol dehydrogenase, translating to MRRLDASTPGFAAAFDALVNDRRESASDVSADVAAIIARVKAEGDAALADYTAKFDRFDLDASGWSISKDECAAAYDALAPELRDALNLAAARIRAYHAAQLPENRDYRDDSGARLGARWNAVDAAGVYVPGGRAAYPSSVLMNILPAKVAGVERIVMMTPTPGGETNPVVMAAAHLGGVDEIWRVGGAQAVAALAYGTGRIAPVDVVTGPGNAWVAEAKRQLYGVVGIDMVAGPSEIVVIADAQNDARRIAADLLSQAEHDPTSQSILFTDDAAFADAVADAVDAIIPTLSTAATMRESWDANGAIIVVPTLADAIPLSDRLAPEHLELAVDAVEADTLFAKVRHAGSVFLGRHTPEAIGDYVAGPNHVLPTGRRARFSSGLSVTDFMKRTSFLALDEASLAAIGPAAVALAEAEGLPAHALSVSQRLS from the coding sequence ATGCGGCGGCTTGACGCCTCGACGCCCGGCTTTGCGGCCGCGTTCGACGCGCTGGTGAACGACCGGCGCGAGAGCGCGTCCGACGTTTCGGCCGATGTCGCGGCGATCATCGCGCGGGTGAAGGCCGAGGGCGATGCGGCGCTTGCCGATTACACCGCGAAGTTCGATCGCTTCGATTTGGACGCGAGCGGCTGGAGCATCTCGAAAGACGAATGCGCCGCGGCCTATGACGCGCTGGCGCCCGAGCTGCGCGACGCGCTGAACCTCGCCGCCGCACGCATCCGCGCCTATCACGCGGCGCAGCTTCCCGAAAACCGCGACTATCGCGACGACAGCGGCGCGCGTCTCGGCGCGCGGTGGAACGCCGTCGATGCGGCGGGGGTCTATGTGCCGGGCGGCCGCGCCGCCTATCCCTCGTCGGTGCTGATGAACATCCTGCCCGCCAAGGTCGCGGGGGTCGAACGCATCGTGATGATGACGCCGACCCCGGGCGGCGAGACTAACCCGGTCGTGATGGCGGCGGCGCATCTTGGCGGGGTCGACGAGATCTGGCGCGTCGGCGGGGCACAGGCAGTCGCCGCGCTCGCTTATGGCACCGGCCGCATCGCGCCGGTCGATGTCGTCACCGGCCCCGGCAATGCCTGGGTCGCCGAGGCGAAACGCCAGCTTTACGGTGTCGTGGGCATCGACATGGTCGCGGGGCCGAGCGAGATCGTCGTGATCGCCGACGCGCAGAACGACGCGCGCCGGATCGCCGCCGACCTTTTGAGTCAGGCCGAGCATGATCCGACCAGCCAGTCGATCCTGTTCACCGACGATGCAGCGTTTGCCGATGCGGTCGCCGACGCCGTCGATGCGATCATCCCGACGCTGTCGACCGCGGCGACGATGCGCGAAAGCTGGGATGCCAACGGTGCGATCATCGTCGTCCCGACGCTCGCCGATGCAATCCCGCTCAGCGATCGCCTCGCGCCCGAACATCTCGAGCTTGCGGTCGATGCGGTCGAAGCCGACACGCTATTCGCCAAGGTTCGCCACGCCGGCTCGGTGTTCCTCGGCCGCCACACGCCCGAAGCGATCGGCGATTATGTCGCGGGTCCCAACCATGTGCTGCCGACCGGCCGCCGCGCGCGTTTTTCGAGCGGGCTGTCGGTCACCGACTTCATGAAGCGCACCAGCTTCCTCGCGCTCGACGAAGCGAGCCTCGCCGCGATCGGCCCGGCCGCGGTCGCGCTCGCCGAGGCCGAGGGGCTTCCCGCACATGCGCTTTCGGTCAGCCAGCGTCTCAGCTAA
- the nusB gene encoding transcription antitermination factor NusB, whose protein sequence is MNKRAQSRSAARLAAVQALYQHEMEATPVAKLIHEFHQHRIGAIIEDAEYADADLPFFDDIVKGALARLPEVDAAITARLASGWTMERLDRTMKAILRAGTYELIARGDVPIGAVVSEYVDVAKAFFDTREAGFANGLLDAIGKSVRGTAA, encoded by the coding sequence ATGAATAAACGCGCCCAGTCCCGCTCCGCCGCCCGCCTCGCCGCCGTGCAGGCGCTTTACCAGCACGAGATGGAAGCGACGCCGGTCGCCAAGCTGATCCACGAATTTCACCAGCACCGTATCGGCGCGATCATCGAGGACGCCGAATATGCCGATGCCGATCTGCCCTTCTTCGACGACATCGTGAAGGGCGCGCTCGCACGGCTGCCCGAAGTCGACGCGGCGATCACCGCCCGGCTCGCCAGCGGCTGGACGATGGAGCGGCTCGACCGCACGATGAAGGCGATCCTGCGCGCCGGCACCTATGAACTGATCGCGCGCGGCGACGTGCCGATCGGTGCGGTGGTCAGCGAATATGTCGACGTTGCCAAGGCGTTTTTCGACACGCGCGAGGCGGGGTTCGCGAACGGGCTGCTCGACGCCATCGGGAAGTCGGTGCGGGGAACCGCCGCTTAG
- the thiL gene encoding thiamine-phosphate kinase produces MSEADFIARLRAIATDPAARGLADDAAEWEGLVLTHDMIVEGIHFLPDDTPQDVAWKLVAVNLSDLAAKGAAPVGILVGYSLGDDAWDAAFVEGLDVALRRFGIILLGGDTVRVPAGAPRSFGLTAIGRAPAGGAPSRAGMRPGDQLWVTGTIGNAGLGLAMRLGQVEPNETCLAAYRRPQPQLTFGRAVVPHVHAMMDVSDGLLIDAERMATASGCQLVLMLESLPLSAALLAVRPDVLDTRLAAATAGDDYQLLFAADPAATASIREIAAGLDIAATPIGHAGVGEGIVLTHRAQWIALPERLGFMH; encoded by the coding sequence ATGAGCGAAGCCGATTTCATCGCCCGCCTGCGCGCCATCGCGACCGACCCCGCCGCGCGCGGCCTCGCCGACGATGCGGCGGAGTGGGAGGGTCTGGTCCTCACCCACGACATGATCGTCGAGGGTATCCATTTTCTTCCCGACGACACGCCGCAGGACGTTGCGTGGAAACTGGTGGCGGTGAACCTGTCCGATCTCGCCGCGAAAGGCGCTGCGCCGGTCGGCATACTCGTCGGCTACAGCCTCGGCGACGACGCGTGGGATGCTGCCTTCGTCGAGGGACTCGACGTGGCGCTGCGCCGTTTCGGGATCATCCTGCTTGGCGGCGACACGGTGCGGGTGCCCGCCGGGGCACCGCGCAGCTTCGGCCTCACCGCGATTGGCCGGGCGCCCGCGGGCGGCGCGCCGTCGCGCGCCGGGATGCGGCCGGGCGACCAGCTCTGGGTGACGGGGACGATCGGCAACGCCGGGCTCGGCCTCGCGATGCGGCTGGGGCAGGTCGAACCGAACGAGACCTGCCTTGCCGCCTATCGCCGCCCGCAGCCGCAACTGACCTTCGGTCGGGCGGTCGTGCCACATGTCCATGCGATGATGGACGTGTCCGACGGCCTGCTGATCGATGCCGAGCGCATGGCGACGGCGAGCGGCTGTCAGCTTGTCTTGATGCTCGAATCGCTGCCGCTGTCGGCGGCGCTGCTCGCGGTGCGGCCCGATGTGCTCGACACGCGGCTCGCCGCGGCGACCGCGGGTGATGATTATCAGCTTCTCTTTGCCGCCGATCCGGCCGCGACGGCGAGCATTCGCGAGATCGCTGCCGGGCTCGATATTGCCGCGACGCCGATCGGCCATGCCGGGGTGGGGGAGGGAATCGTCCTGACCCATCGCGCGCAGTGGATCGCGCTGCCCGAGCGTCTCGGTTTCATGCATTGA